A section of the Carya illinoinensis cultivar Pawnee chromosome 12, C.illinoinensisPawnee_v1, whole genome shotgun sequence genome encodes:
- the LOC122289331 gene encoding uncharacterized protein LOC122289331 codes for MEIFREALEACKLSDVKTQGPRFTWSNNRLDEGFNEKRLDRAMASPRWHQRFSSSIVSVLPTIKSDHCPLHLVPTSSSSLDFGPNYSSRRNSLFKWESAWHSFEGCSDTIKEAWRRTNDAFITLIPKIKQPKKVTDYRPISLFNVIYKIVSKVIANKLKRILTVIISPNQSAFVSGRMITDNVLAAYETLHTMNSRMHGRSGFMVL; via the exons ATGGAGATTTTTAGGGAGGCTCTTGAAGCATGCAAGTTGAGTGATGTCAAAACTCAAGGCCCAAGGTTCACATGGTCTAATAACAGACTAGATGAAGGTTTTAACGAGAAAAGACTTGATAGGGCAATGGCAAGTCCTAGATGGCACCAACGTTTTAGCAGTTCCATTGTTTCTGTTTTACCAACTATCAAATCAGATCACTGCCCACTTCATTTAGTGCCTACTAGTTCCTCTAGTCTAGATTTTGGACCCAATTATAGTAGTAGAAGGAATTCTTTATTCAAATGGGAATCTGCTTGGCACTCTTTTGAAGGATGCTCTGACACCATCAAGGAGGCATGGAGAAGG ACAAATGATGCATTTATCACTTTGATTCCAAAGATTAAACAACCCAAGAAGGTCACTGATTACAGGCCCATTAGCTTgtttaatgtgatatataagATTGTGTCTAAGGTCATTGCTAACAAGCTAAAAAGAATCCTTACTGTAATTATCTCTCCAAACCAGAGTGCCTTTGTGTCAGGTCGTATGATTACTGATAATGTCTTAGCAGCTTATGAAACTCTTCACACCATGAATTCTAGAATGCATGGCAGGTCTGGTTTTATGGTTCTTTAG